A single region of the Gossypium arboreum isolate Shixiya-1 chromosome 12, ASM2569848v2, whole genome shotgun sequence genome encodes:
- the LOC108478451 gene encoding dof zinc finger protein DOF5.7: protein MSPDNPSVKPAAKDENQSSGNRKTGSTRAAQDQQAALKCPRCDSPNTKFCYYNNYSLTQPRHFCKTCRRYWTKGGALRNVPIGGGCRKNKKLKPSSRLSSDSKDSISSSEMGGGLKFFHGLSPAMDFQLGGLSLPRLKPSPPAIYNQFASFGDTDTPPPTSFTLDPSGSSTSLMGFNNYPLSSLTPGLSGAIQEMGSLNVSSGLASSIESLSSINQDLHWKLQQQRLAMLFGGGGENQKENTITTTACSVPVENQPQKLQPILFHNLEISKPEISSVENPRKATTNETATEWFFGNSYAPVTPTPTTSSNGNDNTTTSNWNGVQAWNDLHHYNTLP from the coding sequence ATGTCTCCTGATAATCCCAGTGTAAAACCAGCTGCTAAAGACGAAAACCAAAGCAGTGGCAACCGGAAAACGGGTTCAACTAGGGCGGCGCAGGATCAACAAGCAGCCCTCAAGTGTCCACGATGCGACTCCCCCAACACCAAATTCTGCTACTACAACAACTACAGCCTCACTCAACCTAGGCATTTTTGCAAGACCTGTAGGAGGTACTGGACTAAAGGTGGGGCTTTGCGTAACGTACCAATCGGTGGAGGTTGCCGTAAGAACAAGAAGTTAAAACCATCTTCCAGGCTCTCTAGTGACTCAAAGGATTCCATCTCATCTTCAGAGATGGGTGGTGGGTTGAAGTTCTTTCATGGCCTTTCTCCTGCCATGGATTTTCAGCTCGGTGGGTTGTCGCTTCCTAGGCTTAAACCTTCACCACCTGCTATTTATAACCAGTTTGCTTCATTTGGAGATACTGATACTCCTCCTCCTACTAGTTTCACTCTTGATCCATCTGGTAGCTCTACTTCTTTGATGGGGTTCAACAATTATCCATTATCTTCACTTACCCCTGGCCTTAGTGGTGCAATTCAGGAGATGGGTTCGTTGAATGTTAGTAGTGGTCTTGCTTCTTCAATTGAGTCCTTAAGTTCAATAAACCAAGATTTACATTGGAAGTTGCAGCAGCAAAGATTGGCTATGCTTTTCGGTGGAGGGGGAGAGAACCAAAAGGAAAACACCATCACCACCACTGCTTGTTCAGTTCCAGTTGAGAACCAACCCCAAAAGCTACAACCTATTTTGTTCCACAATCTAGAGATATCAAAGCCTGAAATTTCATCTGTTGAGAATCCAAGAAAAGCCACCACCAATGAAACCGCCACGGAATGGTTCTTTGGGAATTCATATGCACCAGTAACTCCAACTCCAACCACTAGCAGCAATGGCAATGATAACACTACAACAAGCAACTGGAATGGGGTTCAAGCATGGAATGATTTGCATCATTACAACACGTTGCCCTAA